From a single Cyprinus carpio isolate SPL01 chromosome A3, ASM1834038v1, whole genome shotgun sequence genomic region:
- the LOC109059322 gene encoding myocardin-related transcription factor B-like isoform X4: MGLQTRQLSDPSLSSMACLEVETLNVCRVLQLRLQQRRTREQLADQGIMPPLKTPGAFHGQLRSLERARTENFLKHKIRSRPNRAELVRMHILQETHAEPSLQATQMKLKRARLADDLNEKIAQRPGPMELVEKNILPVDIVGELDVYNFNEDSSEALSPEQPASHESQGSACSPVEARLPDPSSVLPPTGSKLQSSDFLNRTSAEDGRVKTVTQLVTAATPTKPGPTLVKQSQPKQSSDKSRSKKSKEPKPRIKKLKYHQYIPPDQKQEPNEAPMDSAYARLLQQQQQFLQLQILSQQQQHYNYQTILPAPLKPVAESQSSCPNITLSTSPSLPAPIVVSLLNAAPSRPNNTVTGRKTVSLPTKLDEMKVAELKMELKLRGLPVSGTKTDLIERLKAHQESSQSATTMDTKAPLLPDIMSTTPPISPEQSEASNLSMEDCRDSPTKALCMLSPAHPPAGTSPLKPTAEDMTMDIKVSEKDQRLHEKERQIEELMRKLEQEQRLVEELKMQLEVEKRSQQGGGQQPEPNPSVQVKEENGAAQSCNSKQSPLPQTTVVKQEEPHAQLHHAPIQQFYINTQQVPQLLHQKTLKKTLINTQPATQILLPISLPNNPISTQAQTILQPTLPSIIQTPLLQTHTSNNTMLQQHSSQTPSPPQALPMCGSSSSGFEYRQNQNQPMADMPQCFLSSSPRHTNGPINKPPSPCQLNYIFQPSTFPNHHSPKSKDPPRYEEAVKQTRGLQATMQVPTATSQHMDDLFDVLIESGEISPLSRQDPSLDKLLPVTANITTLPFLILLYCPLCLVSVARTPNQTQAPPSSLVALASDNQLEALLEDAEPRTLRLMEELKNQLLERPHSPMDTSDLTFTDTPPSALPLHDAGLDNMEWLDLTNPGRAGICSPTAVFSSDFLDSTDLQLHWD, translated from the exons TGCTTCAGTTAAGACTCCAGCAGAGGCGCACACGCGAGCAGCTCGCAGACCAGGGCATCATGCCAC CACTCAAAACACCTGGAGCTTTTCACGGGCAACTCAGAAGTCTGGAGAGGGCAAGG ACGGAGAATTTCCTCAAGCATAAAATCCGCAGCAGACCTAACCGCGCTGAACTTGTTCGTATGCACATTTTACAAG AAACCCATGCAGAACCTTCTTTGCAAGCCACTCAGATGAAACTAAAGAGGGCACGTTTAGCAGATGATCTCAATGAGAAGATTGCACAGAGGCCTGGACCAATGGAACTGGTGGAGAAGAACATTCTGCCTGTCGACATtg TTGGAGAACTGGATGTTTATAACTTCAATGAGGACAGCAGTGAAGCTCTGTCTCCAGAGCAGCCAGCTAGTCATGAGTCTCAAGGCTCTGCATGTTCTCCTGTAGAAGCCAGACTGCCTGATCCATCCTCTGTTTTGCCTCCGACTGGCTCCAAACTCCAG AGTTCAGACTTCCTGAACAGAACATCAGCAGAAGATGGTCGAGTAAAGACTGTCACTCAGCTAGTCACTGCTGCTACTCCCACAAAGCCTGGACCCACCCTTGTGAAG CAAAGCCAGCCCAAACAGTCCAGTGACAAGAGCCGAAGCAAGAAGAGTAAAGAACCCAAACCACGAATTAAGAAGCTCAAGTATCACCAGTACATCCCGCCCGACCAGAAGCAGGAACCTAATGAAGCCCCGATGGACTCAGCATATGCCCGGTTGcttcaacaacagcagcagttcCTGCAGCTCCAGATCCTCAGCCAACAGCAACAGCATTACAATTACCAGACCATATTACCAGCACCACTCAA GCCAGTAGCTGAGAGTCAGAGCAGCTGCCCCAACATCACCCTGAGCACCAGCCCTAGTCTTCCGGCTCCCATTGTGGTATCTCTGCTCAATGCAGCTCCTTCACGTCCCAACAACACTGTGACCGGTCGTAAAACCGTGTCTCTGCCTACCAAGCTAGATGAGATGAAG GTGGCTGAGCTTAAGATGGAGTTGAAATTGCGTGGACTTCCTGTGTCCGGCACAAAGACAGATCTCATAGAAAGGCTtaaggcccaccaggagagctCTCAATCTGCTACAACCATGGATACAAAAGCTCCTCTACTGCCTGACATCATGAGCACAACTCCCCCCATTTCTCCTGAGCAGTCAGAAGCCTCCAACCTCAGTATGGAGGACTGCAGAGACAGTCCCACCAAAGCTCTATGCATGTTGTCTCCAGCCCATCCACCAGCAGGCACTTCACCCCTCAAACCCACAGCTGAAGACATGACCATGGACATCAAGGTGTCCGAAAAAGACCAGCGTCTTCACGAAAAGGAGCGTCAGATTGAGGAACTCATGCGTAAGCTGGAGCAGGAGCAGCGGCTGGTGGAGGAGCTGAAGATGCAGCTGGAGGTGGAGAAAAGGAGTCAGCAGGGTGGAGGGCAGCAGCCTGAACCCAATCCATCAGTCCAGGTCAAAGAGGAGAACGGTGCCGCCCAGAGCTGCAACTCCAAGCAGAGTCCCCTGCCACAAACTACAGTTGTGAAACAGGAAGAGCCACATGCCCAGCTGCACCACGCCCCAATCCAGCAGTTCTATATCAACACCCAGCAAGTCCCTCAATTACTGCATCAGAAGACACTGAAGAAGACACTGATCAACACTCAGCCTGCCACACAAATCCTGCTGCCTATCAGCCTGCCCAACAACCCCATCAGCACACAG gCGCAGACCATTCTCCAACCAACATTGCCTAGCATCATACAAACACCACTTCTGCAAACACATACGTCCAACAACACAATGTTACAACAGCATTCAAGTCAGACTCCATCTCCACCTCAA GCTTTACCCATGTGTGGAAGCTCGTCTTCTGGGTTTGAGTACAGGCAGAACCAGAACCAGCCCATGGCAGACATGCCCCAGTGCTTTCTCAGCAGCTCACCCAGACACACAAATGGACCCATTAACAAA CCTCCCTCGCCCTGTCAGCTCAACTATATCTTTCAGCCATCGACGTTCCCTAATCACCATAGCCCAAAGAGCAAAGACCCTCCCCGTTACGAGGAGGCCGTCAAACAGACCAGAGGTCTACAAGCCACAATGCAG GTTCCCACTGCTACCAGTCAGCACATGGACgatttgtttgatgttttgatcGAGAGTGGAG AAATCTCCCCTCTGTCTAGGCAGGATCCCTCTCTGGACAAACTTCTTCCGGTGACAGCAAACATCACCACCCTGCCCTTTTTGATTTTGCTGTATTGTCCTCTCTGTCTGGTAAGTGTCGCCCGCACACCCAACCAAACCCAAGCACCTCCATCCAGCCTGGTGGCTCTGGCCTCCGATAACCAGTTGGAGGCCCTGCTGGAGGACGCTGAGCCACGGACCCTGAGACTGATGGAGGAGCTTAAAAACCAGCTGCTGGAGCGGCCCCACTCCCCAATGGACACTTCAGATCTGACCTTCACCGACACGCCGCCTTCCGCCCTCCCTCTACATGATGCAGGCCTCGACAACATGGAATGGTTGGACCTTACGAATCCAGGACGTGCTGGTATCTGCTCACCGACTGCAGTCTTTTCATCTGATTTCTTGGACTCCACTGATTTACAGTTACACTGGGACTGA
- the LOC109059322 gene encoding myocardin-related transcription factor B-like isoform X5: MPPLKTPGAFHGQLRSLERARTENFLKHKIRSRPNRAELVRMHILQETHAEPSLQATQMKLKRARLADDLNEKIAQRPGPMELVEKNILPVDIVGELDVYNFNEDSSEALSPEQPASHESQGSACSPVEARLPDPSSVLPPTGSKLQSSDFLNRTSAEDGRVKTVTQLVTAATPTKPGPTLVKQSQPKQSSDKSRSKKSKEPKPRIKKLKYHQYIPPDQKQEPNEAPMDSAYARLLQQQQQFLQLQILSQQQQHYNYQTILPAPLKPVAESQSSCPNITLSTSPSLPAPIVVSLLNAAPSRPNNTVTGRKTVSLPTKLDEMKVAELKMELKLRGLPVSGTKTDLIERLKAHQESSQSATTMDTKAPLLPDIMSTTPPISPEQSEASNLSMEDCRDSPTKALCMLSPAHPPAGTSPLKPTAEDMTMDIKVSEKDQRLHEKERQIEELMRKLEQEQRLVEELKMQLEVEKRSQQGGGQQPEPNPSVQVKEENGAAQSCNSKQSPLPQTTVVKQEEPHAQLHHAPIQQFYINTQQVPQLLHQKTLKKTLINTQPATQILLPISLPNNPISTQAQTILQPTLPSIIQTPLLQTHTSNNTMLQQHSSQTPSPPQALPMCGSSSSGFEYRQNQNQPMADMPQCFLSSSPRHTNGPINKPPSPCQLNYIFQPSTFPNHHSPKSKDPPRYEEAVKQTRGLQATMQVPTATSQHMDDLFDVLIESGEISPLSRQDPSLDKLLPVTANITTLPFLILLYCPLCLVSVARTPNQTQAPPSSLVALASDNQLEALLEDAEPRTLRLMEELKNQLLERPHSPMDTSDLTFTDTPPSALPLHDAGLDNMEWLDLTNPGRAGICSPTAVFSSDFLDSTDLQLHWD; this comes from the exons ATGCCAC CACTCAAAACACCTGGAGCTTTTCACGGGCAACTCAGAAGTCTGGAGAGGGCAAGG ACGGAGAATTTCCTCAAGCATAAAATCCGCAGCAGACCTAACCGCGCTGAACTTGTTCGTATGCACATTTTACAAG AAACCCATGCAGAACCTTCTTTGCAAGCCACTCAGATGAAACTAAAGAGGGCACGTTTAGCAGATGATCTCAATGAGAAGATTGCACAGAGGCCTGGACCAATGGAACTGGTGGAGAAGAACATTCTGCCTGTCGACATtg TTGGAGAACTGGATGTTTATAACTTCAATGAGGACAGCAGTGAAGCTCTGTCTCCAGAGCAGCCAGCTAGTCATGAGTCTCAAGGCTCTGCATGTTCTCCTGTAGAAGCCAGACTGCCTGATCCATCCTCTGTTTTGCCTCCGACTGGCTCCAAACTCCAG AGTTCAGACTTCCTGAACAGAACATCAGCAGAAGATGGTCGAGTAAAGACTGTCACTCAGCTAGTCACTGCTGCTACTCCCACAAAGCCTGGACCCACCCTTGTGAAG CAAAGCCAGCCCAAACAGTCCAGTGACAAGAGCCGAAGCAAGAAGAGTAAAGAACCCAAACCACGAATTAAGAAGCTCAAGTATCACCAGTACATCCCGCCCGACCAGAAGCAGGAACCTAATGAAGCCCCGATGGACTCAGCATATGCCCGGTTGcttcaacaacagcagcagttcCTGCAGCTCCAGATCCTCAGCCAACAGCAACAGCATTACAATTACCAGACCATATTACCAGCACCACTCAA GCCAGTAGCTGAGAGTCAGAGCAGCTGCCCCAACATCACCCTGAGCACCAGCCCTAGTCTTCCGGCTCCCATTGTGGTATCTCTGCTCAATGCAGCTCCTTCACGTCCCAACAACACTGTGACCGGTCGTAAAACCGTGTCTCTGCCTACCAAGCTAGATGAGATGAAG GTGGCTGAGCTTAAGATGGAGTTGAAATTGCGTGGACTTCCTGTGTCCGGCACAAAGACAGATCTCATAGAAAGGCTtaaggcccaccaggagagctCTCAATCTGCTACAACCATGGATACAAAAGCTCCTCTACTGCCTGACATCATGAGCACAACTCCCCCCATTTCTCCTGAGCAGTCAGAAGCCTCCAACCTCAGTATGGAGGACTGCAGAGACAGTCCCACCAAAGCTCTATGCATGTTGTCTCCAGCCCATCCACCAGCAGGCACTTCACCCCTCAAACCCACAGCTGAAGACATGACCATGGACATCAAGGTGTCCGAAAAAGACCAGCGTCTTCACGAAAAGGAGCGTCAGATTGAGGAACTCATGCGTAAGCTGGAGCAGGAGCAGCGGCTGGTGGAGGAGCTGAAGATGCAGCTGGAGGTGGAGAAAAGGAGTCAGCAGGGTGGAGGGCAGCAGCCTGAACCCAATCCATCAGTCCAGGTCAAAGAGGAGAACGGTGCCGCCCAGAGCTGCAACTCCAAGCAGAGTCCCCTGCCACAAACTACAGTTGTGAAACAGGAAGAGCCACATGCCCAGCTGCACCACGCCCCAATCCAGCAGTTCTATATCAACACCCAGCAAGTCCCTCAATTACTGCATCAGAAGACACTGAAGAAGACACTGATCAACACTCAGCCTGCCACACAAATCCTGCTGCCTATCAGCCTGCCCAACAACCCCATCAGCACACAG gCGCAGACCATTCTCCAACCAACATTGCCTAGCATCATACAAACACCACTTCTGCAAACACATACGTCCAACAACACAATGTTACAACAGCATTCAAGTCAGACTCCATCTCCACCTCAA GCTTTACCCATGTGTGGAAGCTCGTCTTCTGGGTTTGAGTACAGGCAGAACCAGAACCAGCCCATGGCAGACATGCCCCAGTGCTTTCTCAGCAGCTCACCCAGACACACAAATGGACCCATTAACAAA CCTCCCTCGCCCTGTCAGCTCAACTATATCTTTCAGCCATCGACGTTCCCTAATCACCATAGCCCAAAGAGCAAAGACCCTCCCCGTTACGAGGAGGCCGTCAAACAGACCAGAGGTCTACAAGCCACAATGCAG GTTCCCACTGCTACCAGTCAGCACATGGACgatttgtttgatgttttgatcGAGAGTGGAG AAATCTCCCCTCTGTCTAGGCAGGATCCCTCTCTGGACAAACTTCTTCCGGTGACAGCAAACATCACCACCCTGCCCTTTTTGATTTTGCTGTATTGTCCTCTCTGTCTGGTAAGTGTCGCCCGCACACCCAACCAAACCCAAGCACCTCCATCCAGCCTGGTGGCTCTGGCCTCCGATAACCAGTTGGAGGCCCTGCTGGAGGACGCTGAGCCACGGACCCTGAGACTGATGGAGGAGCTTAAAAACCAGCTGCTGGAGCGGCCCCACTCCCCAATGGACACTTCAGATCTGACCTTCACCGACACGCCGCCTTCCGCCCTCCCTCTACATGATGCAGGCCTCGACAACATGGAATGGTTGGACCTTACGAATCCAGGACGTGCTGGTATCTGCTCACCGACTGCAGTCTTTTCATCTGATTTCTTGGACTCCACTGATTTACAGTTACACTGGGACTGA
- the LOC109059322 gene encoding myocardin-related transcription factor B-like isoform X2, whose amino-acid sequence MEPQESLGVEGDSGMLGVLVPSPQSEAVTHDLEELSLQPTQNLPPIKERKNVLQLRLQQRRTREQLADQGIMPPLKTPGAFHGQLRSLERARTENFLKHKIRSRPNRAELVRMHILQETHAEPSLQATQMKLKRARLADDLNEKIAQRPGPMELVEKNILPVDIVGELDVYNFNEDSSEALSPEQPASHESQGSACSPVEARLPDPSSVLPPTGSKLQSSDFLNRTSAEDGRVKTVTQLVTAATPTKPGPTLVKQSQPKQSSDKSRSKKSKEPKPRIKKLKYHQYIPPDQKQEPNEAPMDSAYARLLQQQQQFLQLQILSQQQQHYNYQTILPAPLKPVAESQSSCPNITLSTSPSLPAPIVVSLLNAAPSRPNNTVTGRKTVSLPTKLDEMKVAELKMELKLRGLPVSGTKTDLIERLKAHQESSQSATTMDTKAPLLPDIMSTTPPISPEQSEASNLSMEDCRDSPTKALCMLSPAHPPAGTSPLKPTAEDMTMDIKVSEKDQRLHEKERQIEELMRKLEQEQRLVEELKMQLEVEKRSQQGGGQQPEPNPSVQVKEENGAAQSCNSKQSPLPQTTVVKQEEPHAQLHHAPIQQFYINTQQVPQLLHQKTLKKTLINTQPATQILLPISLPNNPISTQAQTILQPTLPSIIQTPLLQTHTSNNTMLQQHSSQTPSPPQALPMCGSSSSGFEYRQNQNQPMADMPQCFLSSSPRHTNGPINKPSTFPNHHSPKSKDPPRYEEAVKQTRGLQATMQVPTATSQHMDDLFDVLIESGEISPLSRQDPSLDKLLPVTANITTLPFLILLYCPLCLVSVARTPNQTQAPPSSLVALASDNQLEALLEDAEPRTLRLMEELKNQLLERPHSPMDTSDLTFTDTPPSALPLHDAGLDNMEWLDLTNPGRAGICSPTAVFSSDFLDSTDLQLHWD is encoded by the exons TGCTTCAGTTAAGACTCCAGCAGAGGCGCACACGCGAGCAGCTCGCAGACCAGGGCATCATGCCAC CACTCAAAACACCTGGAGCTTTTCACGGGCAACTCAGAAGTCTGGAGAGGGCAAGG ACGGAGAATTTCCTCAAGCATAAAATCCGCAGCAGACCTAACCGCGCTGAACTTGTTCGTATGCACATTTTACAAG AAACCCATGCAGAACCTTCTTTGCAAGCCACTCAGATGAAACTAAAGAGGGCACGTTTAGCAGATGATCTCAATGAGAAGATTGCACAGAGGCCTGGACCAATGGAACTGGTGGAGAAGAACATTCTGCCTGTCGACATtg TTGGAGAACTGGATGTTTATAACTTCAATGAGGACAGCAGTGAAGCTCTGTCTCCAGAGCAGCCAGCTAGTCATGAGTCTCAAGGCTCTGCATGTTCTCCTGTAGAAGCCAGACTGCCTGATCCATCCTCTGTTTTGCCTCCGACTGGCTCCAAACTCCAG AGTTCAGACTTCCTGAACAGAACATCAGCAGAAGATGGTCGAGTAAAGACTGTCACTCAGCTAGTCACTGCTGCTACTCCCACAAAGCCTGGACCCACCCTTGTGAAG CAAAGCCAGCCCAAACAGTCCAGTGACAAGAGCCGAAGCAAGAAGAGTAAAGAACCCAAACCACGAATTAAGAAGCTCAAGTATCACCAGTACATCCCGCCCGACCAGAAGCAGGAACCTAATGAAGCCCCGATGGACTCAGCATATGCCCGGTTGcttcaacaacagcagcagttcCTGCAGCTCCAGATCCTCAGCCAACAGCAACAGCATTACAATTACCAGACCATATTACCAGCACCACTCAA GCCAGTAGCTGAGAGTCAGAGCAGCTGCCCCAACATCACCCTGAGCACCAGCCCTAGTCTTCCGGCTCCCATTGTGGTATCTCTGCTCAATGCAGCTCCTTCACGTCCCAACAACACTGTGACCGGTCGTAAAACCGTGTCTCTGCCTACCAAGCTAGATGAGATGAAG GTGGCTGAGCTTAAGATGGAGTTGAAATTGCGTGGACTTCCTGTGTCCGGCACAAAGACAGATCTCATAGAAAGGCTtaaggcccaccaggagagctCTCAATCTGCTACAACCATGGATACAAAAGCTCCTCTACTGCCTGACATCATGAGCACAACTCCCCCCATTTCTCCTGAGCAGTCAGAAGCCTCCAACCTCAGTATGGAGGACTGCAGAGACAGTCCCACCAAAGCTCTATGCATGTTGTCTCCAGCCCATCCACCAGCAGGCACTTCACCCCTCAAACCCACAGCTGAAGACATGACCATGGACATCAAGGTGTCCGAAAAAGACCAGCGTCTTCACGAAAAGGAGCGTCAGATTGAGGAACTCATGCGTAAGCTGGAGCAGGAGCAGCGGCTGGTGGAGGAGCTGAAGATGCAGCTGGAGGTGGAGAAAAGGAGTCAGCAGGGTGGAGGGCAGCAGCCTGAACCCAATCCATCAGTCCAGGTCAAAGAGGAGAACGGTGCCGCCCAGAGCTGCAACTCCAAGCAGAGTCCCCTGCCACAAACTACAGTTGTGAAACAGGAAGAGCCACATGCCCAGCTGCACCACGCCCCAATCCAGCAGTTCTATATCAACACCCAGCAAGTCCCTCAATTACTGCATCAGAAGACACTGAAGAAGACACTGATCAACACTCAGCCTGCCACACAAATCCTGCTGCCTATCAGCCTGCCCAACAACCCCATCAGCACACAG gCGCAGACCATTCTCCAACCAACATTGCCTAGCATCATACAAACACCACTTCTGCAAACACATACGTCCAACAACACAATGTTACAACAGCATTCAAGTCAGACTCCATCTCCACCTCAA GCTTTACCCATGTGTGGAAGCTCGTCTTCTGGGTTTGAGTACAGGCAGAACCAGAACCAGCCCATGGCAGACATGCCCCAGTGCTTTCTCAGCAGCTCACCCAGACACACAAATGGACCCATTAACAAA CCATCGACGTTCCCTAATCACCATAGCCCAAAGAGCAAAGACCCTCCCCGTTACGAGGAGGCCGTCAAACAGACCAGAGGTCTACAAGCCACAATGCAG GTTCCCACTGCTACCAGTCAGCACATGGACgatttgtttgatgttttgatcGAGAGTGGAG AAATCTCCCCTCTGTCTAGGCAGGATCCCTCTCTGGACAAACTTCTTCCGGTGACAGCAAACATCACCACCCTGCCCTTTTTGATTTTGCTGTATTGTCCTCTCTGTCTGGTAAGTGTCGCCCGCACACCCAACCAAACCCAAGCACCTCCATCCAGCCTGGTGGCTCTGGCCTCCGATAACCAGTTGGAGGCCCTGCTGGAGGACGCTGAGCCACGGACCCTGAGACTGATGGAGGAGCTTAAAAACCAGCTGCTGGAGCGGCCCCACTCCCCAATGGACACTTCAGATCTGACCTTCACCGACACGCCGCCTTCCGCCCTCCCTCTACATGATGCAGGCCTCGACAACATGGAATGGTTGGACCTTACGAATCCAGGACGTGCTGGTATCTGCTCACCGACTGCAGTCTTTTCATCTGATTTCTTGGACTCCACTGATTTACAGTTACACTGGGACTGA
- the LOC109059322 gene encoding myocardin-related transcription factor B-like isoform X3, with the protein MEPQESLGVEGDSGMLGVLVPSPQSEAVTHDLEELSLQPTQNLPPIKERKNALKTPGAFHGQLRSLERARTENFLKHKIRSRPNRAELVRMHILQETHAEPSLQATQMKLKRARLADDLNEKIAQRPGPMELVEKNILPVDIVGELDVYNFNEDSSEALSPEQPASHESQGSACSPVEARLPDPSSVLPPTGSKLQSSDFLNRTSAEDGRVKTVTQLVTAATPTKPGPTLVKQSQPKQSSDKSRSKKSKEPKPRIKKLKYHQYIPPDQKQEPNEAPMDSAYARLLQQQQQFLQLQILSQQQQHYNYQTILPAPLKPVAESQSSCPNITLSTSPSLPAPIVVSLLNAAPSRPNNTVTGRKTVSLPTKLDEMKVAELKMELKLRGLPVSGTKTDLIERLKAHQESSQSATTMDTKAPLLPDIMSTTPPISPEQSEASNLSMEDCRDSPTKALCMLSPAHPPAGTSPLKPTAEDMTMDIKVSEKDQRLHEKERQIEELMRKLEQEQRLVEELKMQLEVEKRSQQGGGQQPEPNPSVQVKEENGAAQSCNSKQSPLPQTTVVKQEEPHAQLHHAPIQQFYINTQQVPQLLHQKTLKKTLINTQPATQILLPISLPNNPISTQAQTILQPTLPSIIQTPLLQTHTSNNTMLQQHSSQTPSPPQALPMCGSSSSGFEYRQNQNQPMADMPQCFLSSSPRHTNGPINKPPSPCQLNYIFQPSTFPNHHSPKSKDPPRYEEAVKQTRGLQATMQVPTATSQHMDDLFDVLIESGEISPLSRQDPSLDKLLPVTANITTLPFLILLYCPLCLVSVARTPNQTQAPPSSLVALASDNQLEALLEDAEPRTLRLMEELKNQLLERPHSPMDTSDLTFTDTPPSALPLHDAGLDNMEWLDLTNPGRAGICSPTAVFSSDFLDSTDLQLHWD; encoded by the exons CACTCAAAACACCTGGAGCTTTTCACGGGCAACTCAGAAGTCTGGAGAGGGCAAGG ACGGAGAATTTCCTCAAGCATAAAATCCGCAGCAGACCTAACCGCGCTGAACTTGTTCGTATGCACATTTTACAAG AAACCCATGCAGAACCTTCTTTGCAAGCCACTCAGATGAAACTAAAGAGGGCACGTTTAGCAGATGATCTCAATGAGAAGATTGCACAGAGGCCTGGACCAATGGAACTGGTGGAGAAGAACATTCTGCCTGTCGACATtg TTGGAGAACTGGATGTTTATAACTTCAATGAGGACAGCAGTGAAGCTCTGTCTCCAGAGCAGCCAGCTAGTCATGAGTCTCAAGGCTCTGCATGTTCTCCTGTAGAAGCCAGACTGCCTGATCCATCCTCTGTTTTGCCTCCGACTGGCTCCAAACTCCAG AGTTCAGACTTCCTGAACAGAACATCAGCAGAAGATGGTCGAGTAAAGACTGTCACTCAGCTAGTCACTGCTGCTACTCCCACAAAGCCTGGACCCACCCTTGTGAAG CAAAGCCAGCCCAAACAGTCCAGTGACAAGAGCCGAAGCAAGAAGAGTAAAGAACCCAAACCACGAATTAAGAAGCTCAAGTATCACCAGTACATCCCGCCCGACCAGAAGCAGGAACCTAATGAAGCCCCGATGGACTCAGCATATGCCCGGTTGcttcaacaacagcagcagttcCTGCAGCTCCAGATCCTCAGCCAACAGCAACAGCATTACAATTACCAGACCATATTACCAGCACCACTCAA GCCAGTAGCTGAGAGTCAGAGCAGCTGCCCCAACATCACCCTGAGCACCAGCCCTAGTCTTCCGGCTCCCATTGTGGTATCTCTGCTCAATGCAGCTCCTTCACGTCCCAACAACACTGTGACCGGTCGTAAAACCGTGTCTCTGCCTACCAAGCTAGATGAGATGAAG GTGGCTGAGCTTAAGATGGAGTTGAAATTGCGTGGACTTCCTGTGTCCGGCACAAAGACAGATCTCATAGAAAGGCTtaaggcccaccaggagagctCTCAATCTGCTACAACCATGGATACAAAAGCTCCTCTACTGCCTGACATCATGAGCACAACTCCCCCCATTTCTCCTGAGCAGTCAGAAGCCTCCAACCTCAGTATGGAGGACTGCAGAGACAGTCCCACCAAAGCTCTATGCATGTTGTCTCCAGCCCATCCACCAGCAGGCACTTCACCCCTCAAACCCACAGCTGAAGACATGACCATGGACATCAAGGTGTCCGAAAAAGACCAGCGTCTTCACGAAAAGGAGCGTCAGATTGAGGAACTCATGCGTAAGCTGGAGCAGGAGCAGCGGCTGGTGGAGGAGCTGAAGATGCAGCTGGAGGTGGAGAAAAGGAGTCAGCAGGGTGGAGGGCAGCAGCCTGAACCCAATCCATCAGTCCAGGTCAAAGAGGAGAACGGTGCCGCCCAGAGCTGCAACTCCAAGCAGAGTCCCCTGCCACAAACTACAGTTGTGAAACAGGAAGAGCCACATGCCCAGCTGCACCACGCCCCAATCCAGCAGTTCTATATCAACACCCAGCAAGTCCCTCAATTACTGCATCAGAAGACACTGAAGAAGACACTGATCAACACTCAGCCTGCCACACAAATCCTGCTGCCTATCAGCCTGCCCAACAACCCCATCAGCACACAG gCGCAGACCATTCTCCAACCAACATTGCCTAGCATCATACAAACACCACTTCTGCAAACACATACGTCCAACAACACAATGTTACAACAGCATTCAAGTCAGACTCCATCTCCACCTCAA GCTTTACCCATGTGTGGAAGCTCGTCTTCTGGGTTTGAGTACAGGCAGAACCAGAACCAGCCCATGGCAGACATGCCCCAGTGCTTTCTCAGCAGCTCACCCAGACACACAAATGGACCCATTAACAAA CCTCCCTCGCCCTGTCAGCTCAACTATATCTTTCAGCCATCGACGTTCCCTAATCACCATAGCCCAAAGAGCAAAGACCCTCCCCGTTACGAGGAGGCCGTCAAACAGACCAGAGGTCTACAAGCCACAATGCAG GTTCCCACTGCTACCAGTCAGCACATGGACgatttgtttgatgttttgatcGAGAGTGGAG AAATCTCCCCTCTGTCTAGGCAGGATCCCTCTCTGGACAAACTTCTTCCGGTGACAGCAAACATCACCACCCTGCCCTTTTTGATTTTGCTGTATTGTCCTCTCTGTCTGGTAAGTGTCGCCCGCACACCCAACCAAACCCAAGCACCTCCATCCAGCCTGGTGGCTCTGGCCTCCGATAACCAGTTGGAGGCCCTGCTGGAGGACGCTGAGCCACGGACCCTGAGACTGATGGAGGAGCTTAAAAACCAGCTGCTGGAGCGGCCCCACTCCCCAATGGACACTTCAGATCTGACCTTCACCGACACGCCGCCTTCCGCCCTCCCTCTACATGATGCAGGCCTCGACAACATGGAATGGTTGGACCTTACGAATCCAGGACGTGCTGGTATCTGCTCACCGACTGCAGTCTTTTCATCTGATTTCTTGGACTCCACTGATTTACAGTTACACTGGGACTGA